The region atacgattgattgattgattaatagtgccCTCCACGTTGGGCTTTCCCCACCAACTCCTGCCCCTGGACCGCAACTCTTCCTCCCTCGCCCAGCGCGGGCCCCGGGAGTTTGAAGCGCCTGGGTAGATGTTCCCCAGAGAGGTTGCAGGGTTTTCGAGGGGCACAGAGAGCcaacggccgggccgggccgggccgggcccagcGGTGCCCACCCGAGTACCACCATCGGCCGGCCGCAGGCCCTTGCCCTCCCCTCCGGGGAGATtccggctccctccctccctccctccgtccgtccccccGTCCGTCCCCCCTTGCTTTTTCCCGGCCTCGGTCTGGCGGCCCGGGAGCTCCCAGCGGGCTCCCGTGCCCGCACCCTGCTCAGCCACCCAACCGCATAATCGAGGGCTTTTACCGTGTGCGCGGCACGGGACCCACCCCACCccgtcaacatgtccaaggctgaactccttgtcttccctcccaaaccctgccctctccctgactttcccatctctgttgacggcactaccacatccttcccgtctcacaagcccgcaaccttggtgtcatcctcgactccgctctctcgttcacccctcacgtccaagccgtcaccaaaacctgccggtctcagctccgcaacgtcgccaagatccgccctttcctctccatccaaaccgctaccctgctcgttcgagctctcatcctatcccgtctggactactgcatcagcctcctctccgatctcccatcctcctgtctctctccacttcaatccatacttcatgctgctgcccggattgtctttgtccagaaacgctctgggcatgttactcccctcctcaaaaatctccagtggctaccaatcaatctgcgcatcaagcagaaactcctcaccctgggcttcaaggctgtccatcccctcgccccctcctacctcacctcccttctctccttctacagcccggcccgcaccctccgccactaatctcctcaccgttaggcctcgttctcgcccgtcccgccatcgacccccggcccacgtcctcccccgggcctggaatgcccccaatccctctgcccatccgccaagctagctctcttcctcccttcaaggccctgctgagagctcacctcctccaggaggccttcccagactgagccccttccttcctctccccctcgtccccctctccatcccccccatcttacctccttcccttccccacagcacctgtatatatgtatatatgtttgtacgtatttattactctattttacttgtacatatctattctattttattttgttagtatgtttggttttgttgtctgtctcccccttttagactgtgagcccgctgttgggtagggaccgtctctatatgttgccaacttgtacttcccaagcgcttagtccagtgctctgcacacagtaagcgctcgataaatacgattgattgattgattgattgattgaccgggcgcttggaaagtgcagttcggcgCGCCCGGCCCGCGGGCCCTCGCCccgctcattccttccttcattcaatcaatcgtatcgatcgagcgcctactgggtgcggagcactggactgagcgcttggcaggtGCAATTCGGCAACTGGGGCGGCGGCCTCGAGGCGGCGCCCGTGAGCCCGGACCTcgcccccatcattcattcattcattcattcattcattcattcattcattcaatcgtattgattgagcgctcactgtgtgcacagcactggaccgaGCGACTGGAAAGTGCAGTCCGGCGCGCCCTGCCCGCGGAGGCCTCGAGGCCTCGCCCCGCCCGCGGAGGCCTCGCCCCgctcatccatccaaccatccatccatccatccatccatccattcattcatccatccattcattcgtattgattgagcgctcactgtgtgcacagcactggaccgagcgcctGGAAAGTGCAGTCCGGCGCGCCCAGCCCGCGGCGGCCTCGAGGCGGCGCCCGTGAGCCCGGCCCTCgccccgctcattcattcattcaatcgtattgattgagcgctcactgtgtgcacagcgctggaccgagcgcttggaaagtgcagtccgGCGGCGCGCCCGGCCCGCGGCGGCCGCGAGGCGGCGCCCGTGAGCCCGGCCCTCGCCccgctcatccattcattcattcatccatattgaCTGTGCGCACagcgctggaccgagcgcttggaaagtgcagtccgGCGGCGCGCCCGGCCCGCGGCGGCCTGGAGGCGGCGCCCTTGAGCCCGGCCCTCGCCccgctcatccattcattcattcatccatattgaCTGTGCGCACagcgctggaccgagcgcttggaaagtgccgtCCGGCGGCGCGCCCGGCCCGCGGCGGCCTGGAGGCGGCGCCCGTGAGCCCGGCCCTCTCCccgctcatccattcattcattcatccacattgactgagcgctcactgtgcgcagagcgctggaccaagcgcttggaaagtagagtcCGGCGGCGCGCCCAGCCCGCGGCGGCCGCGAGGCGGCGCCCGTGAGCCCGGCCCTCGCCccgctcatccattcattcattcattcatccatattgatagagcactcactgtgcgcagagcactggaccgagcgcctGGAAAGTAGAGTCCGGCGCGTCCAGCCCGCGGCGGCCGCGAGGCGGCGCCCGTGAGCCCGGCCCTCGCCccgctcatccattcattcatccatattgacagaacactcactgtgcgcagagcgctggaccgagcgcttggaaagtgcagtccgGCGGCGCGCCCGGCCCGCGGCGGCCGCGAGGCGGCGCCCGtgagcccggcccccgccccgctcatccattcattcattcatccatactgACTGTGCGCACAGCGCcggaccgagcgcttggaaagtgccgtCCGGCGGCGCGCCCAGCCGGCGGCGGCCTGGAGGCGGCGCCCGTGAGCCCGGCCCTCGCCCcgctcatctattcattcattcattcattcatccatattgatagagcgctcactgtgtgcacagcgccggaccaggcgcttggaaagtgcagtccgGCGGCGCGCCCGGCCCGCGGCGGCCGCGAGGCGGCGCCCGTGAGCCCGACCCTCGCCccgctcatccattcattcattcatcttgatggaacactcactgtgcgcagagcgctggaccgagcgcttggaaagAGCAGTCCGGCGGCGCGCCCGGCCCGCGGCGGCCTGGAGGCGGCGCCCGtgagcccggcccccgccccgctcatccattcattcattcatccatattgactgtgtgcagagcgctggaccgagcgcttggaaagtgccgtCCGGCGGCGCGCCCGGCCCGCGACGGCCTGGAGGCGGCGCCCGTGAGCCCGGCCCTCGCCccgctcatccattcattcattcattcatccatattgactgtgtgcacagcgccggaccgagcgcttggaaagcgcCGTCCGGCGGCGCGCTCGGCCCGCGGCGGCCGCGAGGCGGCGCCCGTGAGCGCGGCGGGCAGCGGGCGCCGAGCCAGCGTCCCCCCCCCCGTCGTCCGTCCGGGCAGCATGAAGTGGTCCGTGTTCAGCCGCTTCCTCGTGCTCCTGCCGTGGGGTCTGGTGGTGATCATCGTGATGGACGTGTCCCCGCGGGGGCCGGCGCGGCGTCCCCGGGCGGGCtccgcgggccgggccgggcggccggGCTCCCCGCTGCCGGCGGTGCCGGCGGTGCCGGCGGTGCCCACCATCTACGCCATCACGCCCACCTACAGCCGTCCGGTGCAGAAAGCGGAGCTGACGCGGCTGGCCAACACGTTCCGGCAGGTGTCGCGGCTGCACTGGATCCTGGTGGAGGACGCGGCGGGGCGCAGCGAGCTGGTGAGCGGGCTCCTGGCGCGGGCCGGCCTGCCCTGCACCCACCTGCACGTGCCCACGCCCCGCCGCTACAAGCGGCCCGGCCTGCCCCGGGCCACCGAGCAGCGCAACGCCGGCCTGGCCTGGCTCCGGCAGCGGCACCGCCACCGGCCCCGCAAGCCCGCCGTCCTCTTCTTCGCCGACGACGACAACACCTACAGCCTCGAGCTCTTCCAGGAGGTGCCGACCCGGGCGGaggagcgggcgggcgggcggggccccCCGACGTACCGcgccctgacccccccccccccacgacctCCTGCCGTACCGCGCCCCGACCCTCGCTAGAACGACCTATctattctatcctattttattttgtcggcatgtctggttttgttctccgcctccccctttcagactgtgagcccgctgttgggcagggaccgtctctagatgttgccgacttggacttcccgagcgcttagtccagtgctctgcacatagtaagcgctcaataaatacgaatgatgatgatgatgatgatgacctctgaccccccagacCTCCCTTCATACCGCGCCCTGACCCCCGTTATAACAACCTCTGAACCCCCAGACCCCCCTTCATACCGCGCCCTGACCCCCCCAGACCCCCCGCTATACCGCTCTAGGACCCCCCCCCCGGAGCCCCCTCCATACCGCGCCCTGACCCCCCTAGACCCCCCTTCATACGGcgccctgacccccccccccggagCCCCCTCCATACCGCGCCCTGACCCCCCTAGACCCCCCTTCATACGGCTCCCTGACCCCCCGCTATACCGCTCTAGGACCCCCCCCCCGAGCCCCCTCCGTACCACGtcctgaccccccaccccctgccatacCGCGCTCTGACCCCCGCAGACCCTCCTCCGTACGCGCCCTgaccccctcccccgaccccctgccATACCGCGCCCTGACCCCCGCTATAGCGCGCTCTGACCTCCCGGAGCCCCTTCTATACCGCGCCCtgacccccccccgaccccctgccATACCGCGCCCTGACCCCCCACTATACCGCACCCTGACCCCCCGTTATACCGCACCCtgaccccccccccgaccccctgccATACCGCGCCCTGACCCCCGCTATCCCGCTCTCGGACCCCCCCGGAGCCCCCTCCATATCACGCCCTGATaactcccccccgaccccctgcCATACCGCGCCCTGACCCCCCACTATACCGCGCCCTGACCCCCCGTTATACCGCACCCTGACCCCCCGTTATACCGCACCCTGaccccccccgaccccctgccATACCGCGCCCTGACCCCCGCTATAGCGCGCTCTGACCTCCCGGAGCCCCTTCTATACCGcgccctgacccccccccccgaccccctgccATACCGCGCCCTGACCCCCCACTATACCTCGCCCTGACCCCCGCTATCCCGCTCTCGGACCCCCCCGGAGCCCCCTCCATATCACGCCCTGATaactcccccccgaccccctgcCATACCGCGCCCTGACCCCCGCTATCCCGCTCTCGGACCCCCCCGGAGCCCCCTCCATATCACGCCCTGATAactccccccccgaccccctgccATACCGCGCCCTGACCCCCCACTATACCGCGCCCTGACCTCCCGCTATCCCGCTCTCGGACCCCCCCGGAGCCCCCTCCATATCACGCCCTGATATaactcccccccggccccctgccaTACCGCGCCCTGACCCCCCATTAT is a window of Tachyglossus aculeatus isolate mTacAcu1 chromosome 1, mTacAcu1.pri, whole genome shotgun sequence DNA encoding:
- the B3GAT2 gene encoding galactosylgalactosylxylosylprotein 3-beta-glucuronosyltransferase 2 — protein: MKWSVFSRFLVLLPWGLVVIIVMDVSPRGPARRPRAGSAGRAGRPGSPLPAVPAVPAVPTIYAITPTYSRPVQKAELTRLANTFRQVSRLHWILVEDAAGRSELVSGLLARAGLPCTHLHVPTPRRYKRPGLPRATEQRNAGLAWLRQRHRHRPRKPAVLFFADDDNTYSLELFQEMRTTRKVSVWPVGLVGGRRYERPLVENGKVVGWYTGWRADRPFAIDMAGFAVSLQVILSNPKAVFKRRGSQPGMQESDFLKQITTVEELEPKANNCTKVLVWHTRTEKVNLANEPKYHLDSVKIEV